The Meiothermus sp. genome segment GTTCGTGGCGAGGGCTGCGGCAGCTTTGCGGGGACCAAGCGCTACAACCTCAAACCCCTGACGGCTTATTACAAGTTTGGCTTTACCGAGTCGGTGGGGTTTCAGTTGGGCTGTGAGTGGCCCCAGCATCGGTGGCAGTTTGCGGTCTGCGTCAACCGCGCGGGCTGGAACAGCTATCGCAAGCGGTAGTAGGGGGATCCTTGATGCGTATTGGAATGCTCCTGGGTTTGGTTGGGTTGGTGGCTTGCTCGAGCCCCCCTCTGGCCCGCCCCCACTATGTGCTGGTCAGCCAGGCGGGCTCCAGCACCGTGGCGGTGATAGACCCCACGCAGGGTAAAACCATCCAGCACATCACGGTGGGCGGATTGCCGCACCGGATGATTCTGAGCCCGGATGGCCGCAAGGTGTATGTGGTGCTGGTGGGCTCGCAGGCGGTGGCCGAGGTAGACGTTCGTTCGCTGGCGGTAACCCGTACCTTCCTGACCGCTCCCGTGCCCGAAAGACGCGCCGACGGCACCCTCATCCAGGCCCACTTCGACCAGGGCGCATTTACCCATACCACCTGCTTTGCCTGCCATAACCCTGGCGGGGCCAAACCCTTCATTGTGGGTGCGCGGCCCGTGGGGATTGCGCTCTCGAGCGACGCCTCCAGGCTTTTCATTTCGCACATCCGCCAGGGGCTCCTGAGCGAGATTAGCCTGCGAGATGGCGCAGTCGTGCGCTCAGCAAGCCTGCCGCCCTCCGGTTCGGCCAACGAGGCCGCCGATGTAGCCCGCGTGGGTTCGAAATTGGTGGTGGCCCTGCGCCCCCGCCAGCCCAGCACCGAAGCCAGCGCAGTACGCTGGCTGGACGAGCAAAACTGGCAACCCCTGGCCGAAGCCCCTACCGGCTCCGACCCCGCGTTTGTGTTGCCGCTGAAGGAGGGGGCTTTGGTCTCCAACTTCGAGTCCAACACCCTCAGCTTGCACGTGCCGGGTGCCGCCCCTCAACGCTTTACCGTCACACCGGGGCCGCTGGGGATGTTGCGGGTAGGGGAGGGGCAGGTTCTCTCGCTCAACTACTACTCCAACGCGGTTTCGCTGCTCGACCTGGAGACCGGCCAGAGCGAAAACCACCGGCTCGAGCTTGCGGGCACGACCTTCGTCAACCCCACCCACGCGGCCCTCTCGCCGGATGGACGCCTGGCCTACATCGTTAGCAGCGGCACCGAGGGTCGCCTGCTGGTATTCGATTTGAAAAGCGCCAGGGTTCTGCGGGCCATTCCGATTGATGGCCTTTCGTTTGATGTGGTGGTGGTCGGGCGGCACTAGCGCTGGGAAGGGGCTTTGGAAGTCCCAGGAGGATACTATGAAGAACAACCTTGGTTTAGTGGCGTTGCTGGGCTTTTTGGTGGCTTGTGGCGGTGAAAACAATGGTGGAGGTAACACTGCCCCCAGCGCCCCCAATACCGTGGCCGGTCTGGTGACCGATATTGGCTCCGGGGTGCGGCTTGCGGGCGTGACGGTGCGGGTGGTGGGCAGCAGCCGAAGCACCACCACCGACAACCGGGGCGAGTTCATCCTGCAAAACCTGCCTGCCGGCCTGGTCAAGCTGGACTTCGAGAAGGTGGGCTACGCTCCAGGCCACGGCATCGCCGAGTCCACCAGCAGCGCCCAAACGGTGGTGGTAGCCCTCAAGAAGGAGGGCACCGAGCAAGGCTACGACCCCACCCAGGCCCGCACCCTGTTCCAGCGCACCGAGGCCGGCCCTTATGCCGTCATCTTCCAGCCCAATAGCCTGGACACCACCGATACCAACCTGCGGGTGGTGGTGACACCGCTCGACCCCACGAAGGAAGATACCGCCCTGCCTGGCGACCTGGTGGCCGGCGGGGCCAGTCCCACCCCCCTGGCCCCGGTGACCTTTGCCGAGTTTAGCATCCTGGACTCGCAAAACCGCCGTATCAACCTCAAGCCAGGCTCCAGCGCCATAGTGGAACTGCCCATTCCTCCTGAACTGCGCAGCCGCTACCGGATAGGCGATAAGATTCACTGCTACGCCTACAACCCCCAGACCGGGCGTTGGGAAGACTTTGTGGAGGGTACGGTGGAGCGCTCGAGCGTGGATGGCACCACTCCGGTGCTCAAGGCCAGCATCCGGCACTTCTCCTGGTATGGCGGGGCCCCGGCGGTGCAGGATCAGGAGTGTGTGGCTGTCGAGGTGCGCAACCGCTTTGGGCCGCTGGAAGGCGCAGTGGTTACGGCGCGTCCTGGGTTGCGGGCGGTAACCAACCGCTATGGACAAGCCTCTATCACTATAGAAAAGGGCGTGCCGGTCAACTTCACGGCCACCAAAACATATACCGATACCTTTGTGGATAACAACGGCAATCTGATTCCAAAACCTGGCGCGAAGGTCATAGTCATCGGCAAGGTCTACGAGGACGACTTGATCGGCCTCGACGGCAAAAACTACAGCCGCACGCCGGGGCCGTGTCCGGGTGCTTCGGTGCAGTCGGTGCGGCCTGCCGCCACCAACCCCCTCCCGATTCGCGTGGCCCCCGCCCCGGAGGGTTTTTTCCAGGCCACCGCGCTATTGCAGCCGGGGGGTGTGGCTCTTGTGCAGCTCGAGAAGGGCATCCCCAACGCCGACGGCGACCTGGACAACGCCGAACCGGCCAGCGGCGCCCAGATCATCATCAGCGATAACACCGGTAAGACCGCGACTCTGAGTGAACTTGCACCGGGCAGCGGGGCGTATTTTGCGAATAACTTCACCGTCGAACCTGGCAAACGTTACACCCTGAACATCGACGCTGACGGTAACGGCAGCTTGGATGGCAGCGGATCGGCCTTTGCGGTGGGCAATGTGGCCTGGAGCAACCTGTCGAACGGCGGGAGCTACAGTGCCTCCAGCCTAACCGCTACCTGGAGCGATAGCGCTGCTGCCCAGCCCGGCTACAACGCTTTGTACCAGGTCACCTTGCAACGCAACGGCGGCTCTGGGGTTTCCGACCTCGCTTTTTATGTGGGCTCAGAGCGCAGCTTCCAGCCCCGTGCCCAGACCAACCCACCCACCCCGCTGGCAGCGGGCACCTATACCGTCACGCTCAATGTGTTTAGCGGTGCATTCAGCGGAAGCAACCTCGACATCACCGACAATATCACCGGCGTGGGGATGCAGGGCCAGATTTACAGCATTCAGCCGGTCAATCCCATTACCATCACCCTCACCGCCCCTTGAAACCCCTTCTGGCTAGCAGATCGAGTCGGTGGGCTTGGGGTTAGACAGCCCAAACCACGGGCGTAGCAGCAGCCCGGCCCCGGTGCCCAACAGGGCCATGACCAGCCAGACCCAGCCGTGCAGGCTAAAGGAAGCCACCCCGCCGATGTAGGCCCCGATGTTGCAACCGTAGGCCAGCCGGGCCCCGTAGCCCATGAGGAGACCCCCCACCACCGCTGCCACGAATGGCTTCCAACCAAGGCGCGGGTTTTTGCCAAATACCCCTGCAGCAGCAGCGCTCAAAAGTGCGCCCAGCAGAATGCCCAGGTTGGTGAGGCTGGTGGGGTGGCCCAGAGGAGAAAGATCCAAAGGCGACTGACCGTTCCAGAAACTCCAGAAAGCAGGTTGGGCCAGGCCCAAGGCTTCTACCGCCTGCGAACCCCACAAGGTCAGGCCATAGGTAACCCCCCAGGGACGCCCACTCACGTAAAGCACCGCCCCATTGAGCGCGGCCAACACCAAAGCCGCCACCCAGAGCGGCCAGGTGCCACGCAGCACCCGGGCCCACCCTTGGGGCCCAGGAGGTTGGAAAAGAAGGGGAGGCCGCCGCTTGCGAACGATCCATTCGGCCAGGAGGGCCAGTCCCCCTACTAAGGCCAGCGTTAGGGCCAAGGCCCCCCAAAGCCCAAAGCGCTCGGCCAGCGAGATGGGTGCCAGGCTCCCTGCTGCTCCCGGCCCAACGGCCCAGAATTCCAGGTTCCAGGCTCCGATCACCGAGCCGGCCATAAAACCAACCAGGGCCACCAGCCCAACCCAGCTACCCCCGCCGGTGGCGTAGAGCGTCCCCGAGGCGCAGCCTCCGGCCAGTTGCATGCCCACCCCAAACAAAAAGGCCCCCAGCAGCAGCCCAGGTCCAATGGGAGCCAGGTAGCCAGCCAGGGGCTGGCCGCCCAGCCCCTGGCCCATGGCAAACAGCAGGGCAAACAGGGTGGCGGTTACTGCCAACAACAGCATGTGAGCTTGCAGAGCCCGCCCCTGCCCCACGCTCAAAAGTTGGCGAAAGGCCGAGCTGAAGCCAAACCGGGCGTGAAACAGACCAAAGCCCAGCCCTACCCCTAGCAAAAGTAAAATACCCTGAGCAGTTGGTAACTGCATATACAAATATCCCGTCCCCAACAACCCAAGTCCAAGCAAACCATACTGCGGGCGAGGAGTTTCCTGGTGCTGAGCCCCAGCAGACCTGGATGGCGAACGTTTGTGCGCTAGCGACATGAATACCTCCTTTGGGGGCAGTAGTGGCCTCGAGCCTGCCTGCCCATCAATGGAGTTCAGCCTAGCAAAGTTGATAACTTTTGTAAACTAATCAGATTTTGATGCCTCTACACTTGGGCACATGTAAAAAGCTCAGGTAATGCTTCTGGCGAGCGAGGTCGCCTCATAAGGAAATTACCAACCTGAGCTGCCCGGCCCACCCTTGAAAGGCCCTGCGATGCCCTGGGTGATCCAGCCGCCGTAGAAGCGGCCCGGCTGTGGCTTGGCTTTTTCTCCGTCCACAAAGCCTTCGAGGGGTTCCAGATAAAATGCCAGGTAGCCCCGGATGGCGGAAAAACTGGACGTGGGGTCGGGATAGCTCCAGGCCGCGTTGGTCAGCACCGTGTCGCGGGTTCGCAGGGTCCAGTAGCGGGCCCGGCCCTTGAACTCACAGTGGGTCTCGCGGGCGGTGGCTTCCAGCAACTCCATGCGAATATCGGCGGGGGGGAGGTAGTAGACGGGCGGATGGCTGGTTTCCAGCACCCGGTAAGCCCGGTTGCTATCGGCAATAATCAACTCACCCAGCCGAACCTGAATGCGCCGCGAAGTGGGCTCACAGCGTGGGGGACGAGGATAATCCCAAACCGATTCCATAATCAAGGCTGCTTTTTATGCAGGGCCTCGAGAAAAGCCCAGACGGTACTTTCCATGTCTTCAATGGCCTTTTTGCTACCCGTTACTAGCAGGGGAGATGCGTTGCCGTCATGTAAAAGCAAGATCCGGATGGGAAATAGAAAATAAGAAACGAAAGCAATCAGGGCCAGCGCAAAAGCGCCGTACTCCAGTGCTTGTGGACTGATTTTCAGAAGCTGGGGGATGTTGAGCCAGCCCAGCCAGCGCAGCCCCAGGCTGGCCAGCCCTACAAAGAAGCCCACAAAGGCAAAAGCCAAAAGCCAGTCTCGCATCTGGTAAGAGAGCTCGAGCCGGGTTACCAACGGTAGGTATATGCGGATCGTGACTGTGCCGCTTTGGAAGCACAGCCAGCCGGTTTCTATAGAAGCTTCACGAAAACGGGAACCGCCAGCGGAATAGCGATGAGGCAAGGTGATTTTCTGCATCTAAGCTCCTTGAGGGGCAGGCCTGTTCGTTTGCGGACAGGCACTGAACACAGGCATATTTTTGCATGACAAATGCGCTTGTTTGAGCCAAAGCCGCTAAATGAATATTGTTATGCAAATAAGCTGCCTCGGATAAGCTACAATTTTTCCGATGATTTGGGCCTTCAAGCGCCTTTTTGCGGGCCGTCCGGTGGCGCAGGTGGTGGTGCTCCTTACCGCACTCAACCTGTTGACGGTGCTGGGATTTACCTTGCTGGTTCCGGCTCGCCCACTCGAGGTGCCCACTGTACTCCCCTGGCAAGACCTCGTCCAGACCGTCTGGCGCCTGGGGGCAGCTCTGGCCTTGTTTGCAGTGGTGTTGTGGGCGGTTCGCCCAGGGCAACGCCGGGCCTGGGAGTTTGGGGTCTTGATCGGGATTGGGGTAGCGGTAGTGGCCTGGCTGAGCCAGAACTACCTGCCTTTCCTGGCCCTGGGGCTGATACCGGTGGTGGCCCGCTACTGGCTGCCGCTGTGGGCTGTGCTGTTGATTGTGCTGGGTTTGGGCGGCCTGTCGGTGTGGTGGGCTCAGCAAGAACCGCTGCAAATCACCTTCGAGATTCTGCTGAGCCAGGGACCCCAGGGCAATACCGCCTGGAGTGCTTTGCCCACCCCCGCCGAGTACCCCAACCTGAACCTGGCCTTCTTCATCTTTATTGCCTTTTTGTATTCGGGTTATGCGCTATTTACCCTCGAGCTGCTGGTGCGGGAGACCAGAGCCCGGGAGGAGCTCGAGCGCACCCGCCGGGAGCTCGAGCAGACCTCGCGCCAGGCCGGGGTGCTGGAGGAGCGCCAGCGCCTGGCCCGCGAGATTCACGACACCCTGGCCCAGGGCTTTGCCAGTATCGTGGTGCAGCTCGAGGCCGCCGAGATGGCCGCCCAAAACGAGACTTTGGCCGGACGCTACCTGGAGCAAGCCCGCACCGCCGCCCGCGAAGGCCTGTCGGAGGCCCGCCGCATGGTCTGGGCCATGCGCCCGGAAATCCTGGAGAACACCTCGCTGCCCGAAGCGCTGGGTCGCCTGCTCCAGCGCTGGCAGGAGGAGAGTGGGGTCAGGGCCCAGTTCACCCTGACCGGCGAGGCCCGCCCGCTGCACCCCGAGCTCGAGGTCGGCCTTTTACGCATTGCCCAGGAGGCCCTGGCCAATATCCGCAAGCATTCCAAAGCCCGGCACGCCACCCTGACCCTTTCGTACCTGGACGATGTGGTACTGATGGACGTACAAGACGATGGGGTGGGCCTGCAACCGCCCATCTCGGGCAGCTTTGGTCTGCGTTCCATGCGCGAGCGGGTTGAGGCGCTGGGAGGACATATGACGGTGGAAAGCGAACCCGGACAGGGCACCACCCTGGCCTTTAGTCTGCCCCTGTATCGGGTAGTGCAAGCAAGGGTGAAGACCACATGACAGGCTCGGCAACCATTCGAATTCTGCTGGTAGACGATCATCCTGTGGTGCGGGCGGGCCTTTCGGGGTTGCTTTCCTCCCAGCTCGACTTTGAAGTGGTTGGCGAAGCTTCGAACGGCCTGGAGGCGCTTGACCTGCTGGAGAAACAGAGGCCGGATGTGATGCTGATGGATTTACGTATGCCCCAGATGGATGGGGTAAGCGCCATCCGGCAGATCCGGGCCAAATTCCCCAGAGTTCAGGTTCTGGTACTCACCACCTACGACACCGATTCCGAGATTGTTCGGGCGGTCGAGGCGGGGGCTACGGGCTATTTACTCAAAGACGTACCCCGGGAGGAACTCTTCCGGGCGGTTCGGCTTTGTGCCCGGGGCGAAGCTGTGCTTTCTCCCCCCATCGCTGCACGCCTGCTGGGCCGGATGCGCGGCCCCGCCGAAGAAAACCTTTCCGTGCGCGAGCTCGAGGTGCTCTCGCTGGTAGCTAGGGGTCTTTCCAACAAAGAAATTGCCCGCAAACTCAAAATCAGCGAGGCCACCGTTAAGACCCACCTGCTTCATGCTTTTGCTAAGCTAGGGGTTGATGATCGCACGGCGGCGGTCACGGTAGCGCTGGAAAGAGGTATTCTCCGGCTGGAGAGTTGAAGCAGGTGGTGCGATACCAGATTCGGTTGATTCGTTACCGAACGGTGGCGAATCAACCCGACCGAAATTACCCGCCTAGCGGAGGGCGATAGCGCCCCTGGGGTTTTTTGCCTTCTTTGAATCCGATGTGATACCTCCCCTGACCAAAAACCGTTATTGTAAAGTTATGGGCCCCGGCATTCAAAGGTTCATGCGCTACCTCATTCCAGCAGGCATTGGTTTACTGGTCGCGCTGGGCGACCTGGGCAATGTGGACTTGCTCTTCGCTGGAACCCTGCTGCTCCTGATGGGTTTTTTGGTGGGGTGGTGGTGGCCGCGGCAATGGTGGCTCAGTGGGCTCTTGATGGGCGGCATTCTACCCCTGGTCCAGCTGTGGGCTACGGTGGCCCGGTTTCCCATGCCCTACGTGCCCGACCCTCTACAGGGCGTGTTGCTGCTGATACCAGCCCTGCTAATGGCGGGGTTTGGGGCTGTTGTGCACCAGAAAACACCCTACACGCCAGCCGCGCTGCGTGCACGCCTCCGCCGGGCGCAACAGGCCGACTACCACGATTACGAGCAACCCTAGGCCACTTCAGCCGCTTTGCGAACCTCGCGCACAAATTGCTGGGTTTTGTCGTCCAGATCGTGTACAGCCCAGGGGATGGTTTTGGCCCCCGGCCAGCGGTCGAACATGGTATCCAGCCATTTCAGCAAGAGATCTGCGGTCATGGGGCCCGAAGACTGGTAATGGACGCTGGCATTGCGAAGGGTAACCTTGCCCAGGGCTTCGTAGTGGCTGGGGGAGGTGTGCTTGACTACAATGCGGAAGGTATCGCCTGCGTCCTGCCCTACACACTCGAGAACCTGCCCCTCGGCCAGGTTGTTGATTTTATGTAGCGTGATCATGCCCCTATGGTACGAGGCTGCGCCGCCCGTTTCCAGTGCCATTTGTCCACAGCACCCAGGGGGCGGTTCGGCGCACTGGCTTACCCCCTTACCACGATGTTCAGCAGTTTGCCCGGAATGTAGATTTCTTTGACTACTTCTTTGCCCTCGAGGTACTGCTGTACGTTGGGAATCTCACGCGCGCGCCGCTTGATTTCTTCTTCGCTGGCCTGTGCACTAATGGTTGTTTTGCCGCGCACCTTGCCGCTAACCTGAACGACCAGCTCAAAGCTATCGGCCACCAGCGCAGCCTCATCTACCTGTGGCCAGGGAGCACTAAATACCGAAGAGTTGTGGAACTCGTGCCAGAGTTCTTCGGCCAGGTGGGGGGCGAAGGGGGCCAGCATCTGCAAGTAGCAGAGCACCGCGTGGCGGTAGACCGGGGTGATGCCCTGCTCCTTGCGGTAGTCGCTCAAGGTGTTGAGCAGTTCCATCAGGGCCGCGATGGCGGTGTTGAAGCGCATGGCCTCGAGGTCCTCGGTCACTTTCTGGATGGTCTGGTGCAGCTTCTGGTAGAGGCCCTTGTGGGCCCCTTCTAGCGCAGAGGGCTCGTACAGGTCGCTTTGGGCCTTAAGCTCCATCCGGTGCTCGGCTACCATGCGGTAGACCCGGTTCAGGTAGCGCCATGCGCCCTGTACCCCCTCTTCCGTCCAGATCATCTCGTTTTCGGGTGGAGCGGCAAACAGGATGGTAATGCGGGCGATGTCGGCGCCCTGCTCTTTCACGAAGGGCCCCACCATCACCCCGTTGCCCAGGCTTTTGGACATGGTGGCGGCCTTCCAGAAGTGGGTGGTGCCGTCTTCGTGGATGCGAAGTTCTGCACCCGATTTTCGGGCTTCTTCCAGCGTGAGGGTCTCGGGGATTTCCAGCTTGGCCCGCCGCTCGGGGTTTTTGAAACGGATGATATCGCCCCGGACTTCCACTTCGCCCACGTCCGTCCAGCCCTGCACCATGCCCTGGGTGAACAGGCCTTCGAAGGGCTCCTCGGCCTCGACCATCCCCAGGTCGTGCAAAAACTTGGTGAAAAAGCGGCTATACAGCAGATGCAAAATGGCGTGCTCAACGCCGCCGATGTACTGGTCTACCGGCATCCAGAAGTTGGCCTTCTCGGGGTCGAAGGGCAGCTCGAGGTTTTGGGCGTCGGTATAGCGCAGAAAGTACCAGGACGAGTCAATAAAGGTGTCCATGGTATCGGTGTCGCGCCGGGCCTTGCCGCCGCACTTTGGGCAGGTGCATTCATAAAACTCGGGGTGGGCCGCCAGGGGGCTTTTGCCCTTGGGGCGAATGTCGTCTACATCGCGCAGGGTGGGCAGCTCGACCGGCAGTTGCTCGTAGGGTACCGGTACGATGCCGCAGCTTTCGCAGTGGATCATGGGGATGGGGGTGCCCCAGTAGCGCTGGCGGCTAATCAGCCAGTCGCGCAGGCGGTAGTTGACCTTGCCCTCGCCTATGCCTTTTTCTTCCATCCAGGCGATGATTTTTTTCTTGGCTTCCTCCACATTGAGCCCATTCAGGAAGCCCGAGTTGATGGCCGGCCCGTCTTCGGTGTAGGCCTTGCCCTGCCAGCCCGCCGGGGGCTCGACGGTACGGATAATTTCCAGGCCGAATTTCTCGGCAAACTCCCAGTCGCGCTCGTCCTGCCCCGGCACGGCCATAATGGCCCCGGTGCCGTAGCCCGAGAGCACATAATCGGCAATCCAGACCGGGATCTCCTTGCCGTTGGCCGGGTTGATGGCGTAAGCCCCGGTAAAGACCCCGGTCTTCTCACGGTCTTCCATCTGCCGCTCGACCTCGCTCTTCATCCGGGTAGCGGCTACATAGCTGTCTACGGCGGCCTTCTGCTCGGGCGTGGTGATAAGTGCCACCAGCTCATGCTCGGGGGCCAGCACCATGAAGGTGGCGCCAAAAATGGTGTCGGGACGGGTCGAGAAAACCCTGATCCTGGCCTCGTGCCCTTTAACCGGGAAGTCGAACTCGGCCCCAGTGCTCTTGCCAATCCAGGCCCGCTGCATGGCCTTGACCTTTTCGGGCCAGCGGGGCAGCTTGTCCAGATCGTTCAACAAGCGTTCAGCATAGTCGGTGATTTTGAGATACCACTGCTCGAGCTCCCGCTTCTCTACGAGTGCTCCGCTGCGCCAGCCCCGGCCATCAATGACCTGCTCGTTGGCAAGTACGCTCTGTTCGACCGGATCCCAGTTGACAAAGCTCTTTTTACGATAGGCCAGGCCGCGTTCGTACATCTTCAGGAAGATCCACTGGTTCCATTTGTAGTAGTCGGGCGTGCAGGTAGTAACCTCGCGGCTCCAGTCGTACTGAATGCCCATCAGGGCCAGCGATTCTTTCGACTGTTTAATGTTGCCAAAGGTCCAGTCGGCAGGGCTTACGCCAAACTTCAAGGCGGCGTTTTCCGCCGGCAGCCCAAAGGCATCCCAGCCGAACGGGTGCAGCACGCTGTAACCCCGCTGTACCCGGAAACGGGCCAGGACATCGCCCATGGTGTAGTTCTTGAGGTGGCCCATGTGCAAGTCGCCCGAGGGATAGGGAAACATTACCAGGATGTAGGCTTTTTTGCCGCCTTTGCTCTCGGTGGCCCTCAGAAGCCCAATCTGCTCCCAGTACTTTTGCCATTTGGGCTCGAGCTCGTGGGGGTTGTATTTGTCGGTTGTGACCATGGTTCAATTCTCCACTTCTTGACAGGCCATTGTATTGGTTGGGAGGTTGAAAAAGGAAACGAGGGGCCAGAGTCTGGTGACCGGTGTCTTGTGGGGTAGTCCCTGGAGGTCAATAAAAACCCCCTTCAGCGCTGAAGGGGGAGCCTCCCAAACACGGGCCCCCTAAGGTAGTTCTAGGTAGATGAACCACTGCATGGTTTCATCATAGCATGTGCGGCAAAACAAAAAACACTTTTCGGTAGCCCTGCAACCCTTGACCGATGGGCATTTGGGGTTACAGGGTTCTTGGTTTGACCCGCGAAGAATTCTAAAGAAGTGAGCGAATCGCTTAACGCTATCGCCTAAAGCAAAGTTCAGGACTCAGTTTTGCTGCGTAACGTTCTAAATGATCTAGAAAGCATGTTCATATTTGGATGATCACCTCTATATCTTCTGCATAAACTATTTTTCGGTCATTGGTGACTTTGGAAAGGATCGCATTGATGCACAACCGTCTGCCTTCCAGGACTTACCCACAGCCAGGGCTGGTGTATCAGGCTATTCTGGTGATGGACTCGAGGAACGTGCGCACGTCCTTGCGGCGCGAGGCCCAACCCAGGTCGAACTGGTCGCAACTCTACCAGGCTGGGCCTTACCACCTGGATCTGAGCCTCAAGTGGGAGGAGTGCGGGCCTCGTTTGGTGGGGCAGGTGATCTCGAGGGAACGCATTTCTTTTGAACAAGCCCGGGTTTACTTGAAACAAGATGCAGTGCAGATACAAATACCCCTGGATCTGTCCGGGCGTTTCAGCCTGCAACTGGGGCCAGCAGACCATTGCAATCTGGAGCTGCATATTCAGGGTGAAGTGGTTTGTCTGGATGGGCTCAGGTTGAGTTAGAGCCCAATACGCAACAACTGGCCGGGTGGCGGGGGTTTGCTAAAACTCCCGTATGCTTTTTATATGCAAATAGCCTTGCTGGGTCTGGGACTGATGGGCCGCCCGATGGCGCGGGTGCTGCTGGCCAGGGGGTTTCAGGTCAAAGGGTGGAACCGCAGCACCCTGTGCCCTGAGCTGGTGGAGGGGATTCCCTTACTTGATTCGCTGGAGGAGGCCGCGAAGACTGAGGTGCTGTTGCTGATGCTGGCGGACTCGGTGGCAGTAAATGCTGTGCTAGAACAGCTCGAGCCCCATCTGCGCCCCGGCCAGGTGGTGCTCGACATGGGTTCGTCCGACCCTGCGTATTCCAAGCTCCATGCCGAGCGGCTTAAATCCAGAGGCGTCGGCTGGGTGGATGCCCCCGTTTCGGGTGGGCCGGAGGGGGCACGGAGCGCCACGCTGGCCATCATGGCCGGGGGTGACCCGGCCGACTATGCGCGGGTTCTGCCCATCCTGGAAGCCCTGGGAAGGCCCACCCATGTGGGCGAGGCCGGCGCGGGCCATACCGTCAAGGTCATTAACCAGCTCATGGTGGGCCTGTACATCGAGGCGGTGGCCGAGGCGCTGCTCCTGGCAGAACGCCAGGGCCTCGAGCCCCGCAAGGTTCAGGAGGCCCTCCAGGGCGGGTTTGCCGACTCGAAGGTCTTGCAAATCCACGGTACCCGCATGATCGAGCGCCGGTTTGTACCGGGGGCGCGGGTCAAGACCCAGCTCAAGGACT includes the following:
- a CDS encoding response regulator transcription factor, producing MTGSATIRILLVDDHPVVRAGLSGLLSSQLDFEVVGEASNGLEALDLLEKQRPDVMLMDLRMPQMDGVSAIRQIRAKFPRVQVLVLTTYDTDSEIVRAVEAGATGYLLKDVPREELFRAVRLCARGEAVLSPPIAARLLGRMRGPAEENLSVRELEVLSLVARGLSNKEIARKLKISEATVKTHLLHAFAKLGVDDRTAAVTVALERGILRLES
- a CDS encoding DUF427 domain-containing protein, with product MESVWDYPRPPRCEPTSRRIQVRLGELIIADSNRAYRVLETSHPPVYYLPPADIRMELLEATARETHCEFKGRARYWTLRTRDTVLTNAAWSYPDPTSSFSAIRGYLAFYLEPLEGFVDGEKAKPQPGRFYGGWITQGIAGPFKGGPGSSGW
- a CDS encoding carboxypeptidase regulatory-like domain-containing protein, with translation MKNNLGLVALLGFLVACGGENNGGGNTAPSAPNTVAGLVTDIGSGVRLAGVTVRVVGSSRSTTTDNRGEFILQNLPAGLVKLDFEKVGYAPGHGIAESTSSAQTVVVALKKEGTEQGYDPTQARTLFQRTEAGPYAVIFQPNSLDTTDTNLRVVVTPLDPTKEDTALPGDLVAGGASPTPLAPVTFAEFSILDSQNRRINLKPGSSAIVELPIPPELRSRYRIGDKIHCYAYNPQTGRWEDFVEGTVERSSVDGTTPVLKASIRHFSWYGGAPAVQDQECVAVEVRNRFGPLEGAVVTARPGLRAVTNRYGQASITIEKGVPVNFTATKTYTDTFVDNNGNLIPKPGAKVIVIGKVYEDDLIGLDGKNYSRTPGPCPGASVQSVRPAATNPLPIRVAPAPEGFFQATALLQPGGVALVQLEKGIPNADGDLDNAEPASGAQIIISDNTGKTATLSELAPGSGAYFANNFTVEPGKRYTLNIDADGNGSLDGSGSAFAVGNVAWSNLSNGGSYSASSLTATWSDSAAAQPGYNALYQVTLQRNGGSGVSDLAFYVGSERSFQPRAQTNPPTPLAAGTYTVTLNVFSGAFSGSNLDITDNITGVGMQGQIYSIQPVNPITITLTAP
- a CDS encoding sensor histidine kinase yields the protein MIWAFKRLFAGRPVAQVVVLLTALNLLTVLGFTLLVPARPLEVPTVLPWQDLVQTVWRLGAALALFAVVLWAVRPGQRRAWEFGVLIGIGVAVVAWLSQNYLPFLALGLIPVVARYWLPLWAVLLIVLGLGGLSVWWAQQEPLQITFEILLSQGPQGNTAWSALPTPAEYPNLNLAFFIFIAFLYSGYALFTLELLVRETRAREELERTRRELEQTSRQAGVLEERQRLAREIHDTLAQGFASIVVQLEAAEMAAQNETLAGRYLEQARTAAREGLSEARRMVWAMRPEILENTSLPEALGRLLQRWQEESGVRAQFTLTGEARPLHPELEVGLLRIAQEALANIRKHSKARHATLTLSYLDDVVLMDVQDDGVGLQPPISGSFGLRSMRERVEALGGHMTVESEPGQGTTLAFSLPLYRVVQARVKTT
- a CDS encoding YncE family protein, translating into MRIGMLLGLVGLVACSSPPLARPHYVLVSQAGSSTVAVIDPTQGKTIQHITVGGLPHRMILSPDGRKVYVVLVGSQAVAEVDVRSLAVTRTFLTAPVPERRADGTLIQAHFDQGAFTHTTCFACHNPGGAKPFIVGARPVGIALSSDASRLFISHIRQGLLSEISLRDGAVVRSASLPPSGSANEAADVARVGSKLVVALRPRQPSTEASAVRWLDEQNWQPLAEAPTGSDPAFVLPLKEGALVSNFESNTLSLHVPGAAPQRFTVTPGPLGMLRVGEGQVLSLNYYSNAVSLLDLETGQSENHRLELAGTTFVNPTHAALSPDGRLAYIVSSGTEGRLLVFDLKSARVLRAIPIDGLSFDVVVVGRH
- a CDS encoding YeeE/YedE family protein — translated: MQLPTAQGILLLLGVGLGFGLFHARFGFSSAFRQLLSVGQGRALQAHMLLLAVTATLFALLFAMGQGLGGQPLAGYLAPIGPGLLLGAFLFGVGMQLAGGCASGTLYATGGGSWVGLVALVGFMAGSVIGAWNLEFWAVGPGAAGSLAPISLAERFGLWGALALTLALVGGLALLAEWIVRKRRPPLLFQPPGPQGWARVLRGTWPLWVAALVLAALNGAVLYVSGRPWGVTYGLTLWGSQAVEALGLAQPAFWSFWNGQSPLDLSPLGHPTSLTNLGILLGALLSAAAAGVFGKNPRLGWKPFVAAVVGGLLMGYGARLAYGCNIGAYIGGVASFSLHGWVWLVMALLGTGAGLLLRPWFGLSNPKPTDSIC